In Mycteria americana isolate JAX WOST 10 ecotype Jacksonville Zoo and Gardens chromosome 3, USCA_MyAme_1.0, whole genome shotgun sequence, a single genomic region encodes these proteins:
- the ACAT2 gene encoding acetyl-CoA acetyltransferase, cytosolic isoform X2 — protein sequence MALSASAPPPARGAGQNPVRQASVAAGIPYSVPAWSCQMICGSGLKAVCLAAQSIMTGDSSIVVAGGMESMSKAPHVIHMRAGVKMGEASLQDTIILDGLTDAFYQYHMGITAENVANQWQVSRGEQDQLAVQSQNRAEAAQKAGYFTKEIVPVLVPSKKGPIEVKTDEHPRHGSNLETMAKLKPCFLTDGTGTVTAANASGINDGAAAVILMKKSEAARRGLMPLARVVSWAQTGIDPSIMGVGPISAIKQAIDKASWTLEQVDLFEINEAFASLSVAIAKELKVNPEKINIQGGAIALGHPLGASGCRILVTLLHALERTGGKRGVAALCIGGGMGIAMCIER from the exons ATGGCTCTAAGTGCTTCCGCTCCTCCCCCCGCTCGAG GTGCCGGCCAGAACCCCGTCCGGCAGGCGAGTGTTGCTGCGGGAATCCCTTACTCTGTGCCCGCCTGGAGCTGCCAGATGATCTGTGGGTCAGGCTTGAAAGCGGTATGTCTGGCTGCTCAGTCCATAATGACGGGAGACTCCAGCATCGTGGTCGCAGGGGGCATGGAAAGTATGAGCAAG GCTCCTCATGTAATTCACATGCGAGCTGGGGTGAAAATGGGAGAGGCTTCTTTGCAGGACACTATAATCCTTGATGGCCTTACAGATGCTTTTTATCAGTATCATATGGGTATAACAG ctgaaaatgtgGCCAATCAGTGGCAAGTCAGCAGAGGGGAACAAGACCAACTTGCTGTACAGTCACAAAAcagggcagaggcagcacagaaagctggctattttacaaaagaaattgtTCCTGTTCTTGTACCTTCTAAAAAAG GTCCTATAGAAGTTAAAACAGATGAACACCCTCGACATGGGAGCAACTTGGAAACAATGGCAAAATTAAAGCCCTGTTTCCTGACAGATGGAACTGGGACAGTAACAGCAGCTAATGCTTCAG GTATAAATGATGGAGCTGCAGCTGTAATTCTAATGAAGAAATCGGAAGCTGCTAGGAGAGGTCTAATGCCTTTGGCTCGGGTTGTATCTTGGGCTCAGACAGGTATAGATCCATCTATAATGGGAGTAGGGCCCATTTCAGCAATAAAGCAAGCT attGACAAAGCCAGCTGGACTCTGGAACAAGTTGACCTGTTTGAAATTAATGAAGCCTTTGCATCGCTATCTGTTGCAATAGCAAAAGAACTGAAAGTAAACCCAGAAAAG attaacaTCCAAGGTGGAGCTATTGCTCTTGGCCACCCTCTTGGCGCCTCTGGTTGCCGCATCCTTGTTACTCTTCTACATGCACTGGAACGAACAGGTGGAAAACGTGGTGTTGCTGCTCTCTGTATAGGAGGAGGAATGGGAATAGCCATGTGCATTGAGAGATGA
- the ACAT2 gene encoding acetyl-CoA acetyltransferase, cytosolic isoform X1, which produces MSADPVVFVSAARTAVGSFNGGLSALPAHELGAAVIREVLRRAGLAPEEVSEVILGQVLTAGAGQNPVRQASVAAGIPYSVPAWSCQMICGSGLKAVCLAAQSIMTGDSSIVVAGGMESMSKAPHVIHMRAGVKMGEASLQDTIILDGLTDAFYQYHMGITAENVANQWQVSRGEQDQLAVQSQNRAEAAQKAGYFTKEIVPVLVPSKKGPIEVKTDEHPRHGSNLETMAKLKPCFLTDGTGTVTAANASGINDGAAAVILMKKSEAARRGLMPLARVVSWAQTGIDPSIMGVGPISAIKQAIDKASWTLEQVDLFEINEAFASLSVAIAKELKVNPEKINIQGGAIALGHPLGASGCRILVTLLHALERTGGKRGVAALCIGGGMGIAMCIER; this is translated from the exons ATGAGCGCGGACCCCGTCGTCTTCGTCTCCGCCGCCAGGACCGCCGTCG GCTCCTTCAACGGCGGCCTGTCCGCGCTGCCGGCACACGAGCTGGGGGCCGCCGTCATCCGGGAGGTGCTGCGGCGGGCCGGGCTGGCCCCCGAGGAGGTGTCGGAGGTGATCCTGGGGCAGGTCCTCACCGCAG GTGCCGGCCAGAACCCCGTCCGGCAGGCGAGTGTTGCTGCGGGAATCCCTTACTCTGTGCCCGCCTGGAGCTGCCAGATGATCTGTGGGTCAGGCTTGAAAGCGGTATGTCTGGCTGCTCAGTCCATAATGACGGGAGACTCCAGCATCGTGGTCGCAGGGGGCATGGAAAGTATGAGCAAG GCTCCTCATGTAATTCACATGCGAGCTGGGGTGAAAATGGGAGAGGCTTCTTTGCAGGACACTATAATCCTTGATGGCCTTACAGATGCTTTTTATCAGTATCATATGGGTATAACAG ctgaaaatgtgGCCAATCAGTGGCAAGTCAGCAGAGGGGAACAAGACCAACTTGCTGTACAGTCACAAAAcagggcagaggcagcacagaaagctggctattttacaaaagaaattgtTCCTGTTCTTGTACCTTCTAAAAAAG GTCCTATAGAAGTTAAAACAGATGAACACCCTCGACATGGGAGCAACTTGGAAACAATGGCAAAATTAAAGCCCTGTTTCCTGACAGATGGAACTGGGACAGTAACAGCAGCTAATGCTTCAG GTATAAATGATGGAGCTGCAGCTGTAATTCTAATGAAGAAATCGGAAGCTGCTAGGAGAGGTCTAATGCCTTTGGCTCGGGTTGTATCTTGGGCTCAGACAGGTATAGATCCATCTATAATGGGAGTAGGGCCCATTTCAGCAATAAAGCAAGCT attGACAAAGCCAGCTGGACTCTGGAACAAGTTGACCTGTTTGAAATTAATGAAGCCTTTGCATCGCTATCTGTTGCAATAGCAAAAGAACTGAAAGTAAACCCAGAAAAG attaacaTCCAAGGTGGAGCTATTGCTCTTGGCCACCCTCTTGGCGCCTCTGGTTGCCGCATCCTTGTTACTCTTCTACATGCACTGGAACGAACAGGTGGAAAACGTGGTGTTGCTGCTCTCTGTATAGGAGGAGGAATGGGAATAGCCATGTGCATTGAGAGATGA